Proteins from a single region of Edaphobacter bradus:
- the rplV gene encoding 50S ribosomal protein L22, which produces MAKAAEKIREFRAEAKFQRTSPQKAKLVLDLIKGLRVEQAINTVHFSSKRIAPVVEKVLRSAIQNANYVSQEQGLDVDVDNLYVKSAVANEGPRMKRIRPAPMGRAFRYQRRLAHIVVTVAEKKAPVTAAGETETVAAPAKGAKKTATKTAAKKTAAKKAPAKKAAVKKATK; this is translated from the coding sequence ATGGCTAAGGCAGCAGAGAAAATCAGAGAGTTTCGCGCTGAGGCGAAGTTCCAACGCACGAGCCCGCAAAAGGCGAAGCTCGTCCTCGACCTCATCAAGGGCCTCCGCGTGGAGCAGGCGATCAACACGGTTCACTTTAGCTCGAAGCGCATCGCTCCGGTGGTCGAGAAGGTTTTGCGTTCGGCGATCCAGAACGCCAACTACGTTTCGCAGGAGCAGGGCCTCGATGTCGACGTCGACAACCTGTATGTGAAGTCGGCCGTGGCGAACGAGGGACCTCGTATGAAGCGGATTCGCCCTGCCCCGATGGGTCGTGCGTTTCGTTACCAGCGCAGGCTGGCACACATCGTCGTCACCGTCGCCGAGAAGAAGGCGCCCGTGACGGCAGCCGGGGAGACCGAGACGGTCGCCGCGCCGGCAAAGGGCGCCAAGAAGACGGCCACCAAGACCGCGGCGAAGAAGACTGCAGCCAAGAAGGCTCCCGCGAAGAAGGCAGCAGTTAAGAAAGCCACGAAATAA
- the rplP gene encoding 50S ribosomal protein L16 has product MLMPKKVKYRKQQRGRMTGKAWRGSDLSFGDYGLKVMECGYITDRQIEASRIAMTRFIKRGGKVWLRLFPDKPITKKPAETRMGKGKGAPDHWVCVVRPGRILFEMEGVNPDIAKEAMRLAAHKLPLKTSFVMRHDVKATVAAK; this is encoded by the coding sequence ATGTTGATGCCAAAGAAGGTGAAGTATCGCAAGCAGCAGCGCGGCCGTATGACCGGCAAGGCGTGGCGCGGCTCCGATCTCTCGTTCGGTGACTACGGCCTGAAGGTCATGGAGTGCGGTTACATCACTGACCGCCAGATCGAGGCCAGCCGTATCGCGATGACGCGTTTCATCAAGCGCGGCGGCAAGGTGTGGCTGCGTCTGTTCCCGGACAAGCCGATCACAAAGAAGCCGGCCGAAACCCGTATGGGTAAGGGCAAGGGCGCTCCGGATCACTGGGTCTGCGTGGTTCGTCCGGGCAGGATCCTCTTCGAGATGGAGGGTGTGAACCCGGACATCGCCAAGGAAGCGATGCGCCTGGCGGCTCACAAGCTTCCGCTGAAGACCAGTTTCGTCATGCGCCACGACGTAAAGGCGACGGTCGCAGCCAAGTAA
- the rplE gene encoding 50S ribosomal protein L5, whose protein sequence is MATRFKEKYEKEIKPALAKELSIENVMAIPRLEKIVVNMGLGEATQNVKIMDPLVADLAAITGQKPVTTKAKKSIAAFKVREGMPIGAMVTLRGDAMYEFLDRLISIALPRVRDFRGVSSKSFDGRGNYTLGLRDQLIFAEIDYAKVDKLKGMNVTIVTTAKDDNGARALLKGFGMPFRAGA, encoded by the coding sequence ATGGCAACACGATTCAAAGAGAAGTACGAAAAAGAGATCAAACCGGCACTGGCGAAGGAACTCAGTATCGAGAACGTGATGGCGATTCCGAGGCTCGAGAAGATCGTCGTCAACATGGGTCTCGGTGAAGCGACGCAGAACGTGAAGATCATGGACCCTCTGGTCGCCGATCTCGCGGCCATCACCGGCCAGAAGCCGGTGACGACCAAGGCCAAGAAGTCTATCGCGGCGTTCAAGGTCCGTGAGGGCATGCCCATCGGCGCGATGGTCACGCTGCGCGGCGACGCGATGTACGAGTTTCTGGACCGCCTGATCTCGATTGCGCTTCCTCGCGTTCGCGACTTCCGTGGCGTCTCATCGAAGAGCTTCGACGGCCGCGGCAACTACACGCTTGGCCTGCGCGACCAGCTCATCTTCGCCGAGATCGACTATGCGAAGGTCGACAAGCTGAAGGGCATGAACGTCACGATCGTGACGACGGCGAAGGACGACAACGGCGCCCGCGCTCTGCTGAAGGGCTTTGGAATGCCTTTCCGCGCCGGAGCCTAA
- the rplF gene encoding 50S ribosomal protein L6, with protein sequence MSRIGKKPIPVPAGVKYTVNGNTVLVEGPKGKVTALLPEGIKLVQKDGAIVAERENDKQAAFHGLARALVFNAVHGVTAGWSKELDVVGIGYRVEMKGKGLVVFTLGYSHPIEFPLPTGITVEIDPKQTHLTISGVDRQKVGQVAADMRALRKPDPYKNKGVRYTGEKLKKKVGKTGAK encoded by the coding sequence ATGTCACGTATTGGCAAAAAGCCGATTCCCGTTCCCGCTGGCGTGAAGTACACCGTCAACGGCAACACTGTCCTCGTTGAAGGCCCGAAGGGCAAGGTCACCGCGCTGCTGCCGGAGGGCATCAAGCTCGTCCAGAAGGACGGCGCCATCGTCGCTGAGCGCGAGAACGACAAGCAGGCTGCGTTTCACGGCCTCGCCCGCGCGCTGGTCTTCAACGCGGTTCATGGCGTTACCGCTGGCTGGAGCAAGGAGCTCGACGTCGTCGGTATCGGATACCGCGTCGAGATGAAGGGCAAGGGCCTGGTGGTGTTTACGCTTGGCTACTCGCACCCGATCGAGTTCCCGCTGCCGACCGGCATTACAGTAGAGATCGACCCGAAGCAGACGCACCTTACCATCTCCGGCGTTGACCGGCAGAAGGTCGGCCAGGTTGCCGCAGACATGCGCGCGCTACGCAAGCCCGATCCGTACAAGAACAAGGGCGTCCGCTACACCGGCGAGAAGCTGAAGAAGAAGGTCGGCAAGACGGGCGCGAAGTAA
- the rplB gene encoding 50S ribosomal protein L2, protein MPIKSFRPITPSLRFATKLVNDDLTTDKPHKPLLAVKQRTGGRNSTGALSVRHQGGGHKKKLRLIDFKRDKYGIPATVTTIEYDPNRSSRIALVSYADGEKRYILQPVGLKVGQSIMSGPEADILVGNALPLKNIPAGTTIHNIELRPGKGAQMARSAGAQVQLVAKEGDYALLKLPSGETRKVLVECMATIGQVGNTDHENVTIGKAGRNRWKGIRPANRGVSMNPVDHPHGGGEGKTSGGRHPVTPWGQPTRGYKTRNNKRTDVFIVNRRSK, encoded by the coding sequence ATGCCGATCAAATCATTTCGACCGATTACACCATCCCTCCGCTTCGCGACGAAGCTGGTCAACGATGACCTGACGACGGACAAGCCGCATAAGCCGTTGCTGGCCGTCAAGCAGCGCACCGGCGGCCGCAACTCGACCGGCGCTCTCTCAGTGCGTCACCAGGGTGGCGGCCACAAGAAGAAGCTGCGCCTCATCGACTTCAAGCGCGACAAGTACGGTATCCCGGCCACAGTGACGACGATCGAATACGATCCGAATCGCAGCTCGCGCATTGCGCTGGTCAGCTACGCCGACGGCGAGAAGCGCTACATCCTGCAGCCGGTTGGGCTGAAGGTTGGCCAGTCGATCATGAGCGGTCCTGAGGCCGACATTCTGGTTGGCAACGCACTGCCCCTGAAGAACATCCCTGCTGGTACGACGATACACAACATCGAACTTCGTCCGGGCAAGGGCGCTCAGATGGCCCGTTCGGCAGGCGCGCAGGTTCAGCTCGTTGCGAAAGAAGGCGACTATGCCCTTCTGAAGCTGCCCTCTGGCGAGACCCGCAAGGTCCTCGTTGAGTGCATGGCGACGATCGGCCAGGTCGGCAACACGGACCACGAGAATGTCACGATCGGCAAGGCGGGTCGTAATCGTTGGAAGGGAATCCGTCCGGCGAATCGCGGCGTCTCGATGAACCCGGTCGATCACCCGCACGGCGGTGGTGAGGGCAAGACCTCGGGCGGCCGTCATCCGGTGACGCCGTGGGGCCAGCCGACCCGTGGCTACAAGACACGCAACAACAAGCGGACCGATGTGTTCATCGTCAACCGCCGCAGCAAGTAA
- the rpmD gene encoding 50S ribosomal protein L30, with protein MAESKAKIKLQYFRSKIATPEKHKLVIKGLGFTRLNQIVEREDTPSIRGMVAKVPHLVRIVE; from the coding sequence ATGGCCGAGTCCAAAGCCAAAATCAAGCTGCAGTACTTCCGTTCGAAGATCGCTACGCCAGAGAAGCACAAGCTCGTCATCAAGGGCCTTGGCTTCACGCGGCTGAACCAGATCGTCGAGCGCGAGGACACGCCCTCTATTCGGGGCATGGTCGCCAAGGTTCCCCATCTCGTCCGTATCGTCGAGTAG
- the rpsC gene encoding 30S ribosomal protein S3, with product MGQKVHPYGFRLGVNKPWKSRWFVERGYDKLLVEDVKLKAELRDKLKAAGVSSVEVERPGNKLRLIIRTARPGIIIGRKGAEIDKLKADIQKNTSREVFVDILEVNKPELDAQLVAENIALQLEKRVSFRRAMRKSVDSALRFGCKGIKVRVSGRLNGNEIARSEWYLQGRLPLHTLRADIDYGFAEAKTTYGVIGVKTWIYRGDIYEQKKRRDQGTTSGVFTS from the coding sequence ATGGGACAGAAAGTCCATCCGTATGGGTTTCGCCTCGGCGTGAACAAGCCGTGGAAGTCGCGCTGGTTCGTTGAGCGCGGCTATGACAAGCTGCTGGTCGAGGACGTCAAGCTGAAGGCCGAGCTGCGTGACAAGCTGAAGGCCGCCGGCGTGAGCTCGGTTGAGGTGGAGCGTCCGGGCAACAAGCTGCGCCTGATCATCCGCACCGCGCGGCCGGGCATCATCATCGGCCGCAAGGGCGCGGAGATCGACAAGCTCAAGGCCGACATCCAGAAGAACACGAGCCGCGAGGTGTTTGTCGACATCCTCGAGGTTAACAAGCCGGAGCTGGATGCTCAGCTGGTGGCCGAGAACATCGCGCTGCAGCTCGAGAAGCGCGTCAGCTTCCGCCGCGCGATGCGCAAGAGCGTGGACTCTGCGCTGCGTTTCGGCTGCAAGGGCATCAAGGTTCGCGTCTCGGGCCGTCTGAATGGAAACGAGATCGCGCGATCGGAGTGGTATCTGCAGGGACGTCTGCCGCTGCACACGCTGCGCGCCGATATCGACTACGGCTTCGCAGAGGCCAAGACGACGTATGGCGTCATCGGCGTCAAGACGTGGATCTACCGTGGCGATATCTACGAGCAGAAGAAGCGTCGCGATCAGGGTACGACGTCCGGAGTGTTCACGTCGTAA
- a CDS encoding EF-Tu C-terminal domain-related protein, with translation GTEMVMPGDNIALEITLHTPVAMEKGLRFAIREGGRTVGAGTISEIIK, from the coding sequence GGCACGGAGATGGTGATGCCGGGCGACAACATCGCGCTGGAGATCACGCTGCACACCCCGGTGGCCATGGAGAAGGGCCTGCGCTTCGCCATCCGCGAGGGCGGACGCACCGTCGGCGCCGGTACCATCTCCGAGATCATTAAGTAA
- the rpsE gene encoding 30S ribosomal protein S5, translated as MATKKKIDANRLNLKDQVVSINRVTKVVKGGKNMSFAALVVIGDPAEGIVGYGSGKAKEVPQAIRKGIEAAKKNLVKVNLTQTSIPHQVLGHYGAGQVMLKPAPEGTGVIAGGTVRAVMTSAGVQNVLTKSIGTKNPHNVIKATFDALTQLRSKADVATLRGKAEEEL; from the coding sequence ATGGCAACAAAGAAGAAGATCGACGCGAACCGGCTCAACCTGAAGGACCAGGTGGTCTCCATTAACCGCGTCACCAAGGTCGTCAAGGGTGGCAAGAACATGTCCTTCGCTGCGCTGGTCGTCATCGGCGATCCGGCCGAGGGAATCGTGGGCTACGGTTCGGGCAAGGCCAAGGAGGTCCCGCAGGCCATCCGCAAGGGCATCGAGGCTGCGAAGAAGAACCTCGTCAAGGTCAACCTGACCCAGACTTCGATTCCGCACCAGGTTCTCGGCCACTACGGCGCAGGCCAGGTGATGCTGAAGCCTGCTCCTGAGGGAACGGGCGTCATCGCCGGCGGCACGGTCCGCGCTGTGATGACCTCGGCGGGCGTGCAGAACGTGCTGACGAAGTCGATCGGCACCAAGAACCCGCACAACGTGATTAAGGCCACCTTCGACGCTCTCACACAGCTTCGCAGCAAGGCCGATGTCGCCACGCTGCGTGGCAAAGCTGAAGAAGAACTGTAA
- the rpsS gene encoding 30S ribosomal protein S19 encodes MARSTKKGPFIDDHIMAKINVMNQANDKKVVRTWSRRSTIHPDFVGHTIAVHNGRKFIPVYVTENMVGHKLGEFAATRTFKGHSAKAAETSAKPK; translated from the coding sequence ATGGCACGTTCTACGAAAAAAGGCCCCTTCATCGACGATCACATCATGGCGAAGATCAACGTCATGAACCAGGCGAACGATAAGAAGGTGGTACGCACCTGGTCCCGCCGGTCCACGATTCACCCGGACTTCGTCGGGCACACGATCGCCGTCCACAACGGCCGCAAGTTCATCCCGGTCTACGTGACGGAAAACATGGTGGGCCACAAGCTGGGCGAGTTTGCGGCGACCCGTACATTCAAGGGGCACTCCGCCAAGGCGGCCGAGACCTCCGCAAAGCCGAAGTAA
- the rpmC gene encoding 50S ribosomal protein L29, producing the protein MELDKIRNLSDDELKSEQAKAAEQLFRIRFQKSLGNSDGVKKLRTLKLDIARIKTVARERELGAGKPVAAVAAKAEPAKSTRKKAKKD; encoded by the coding sequence ATGGAACTCGACAAGATTCGCAACCTCAGTGACGACGAGCTCAAGAGCGAGCAGGCCAAGGCGGCCGAGCAGCTCTTCCGCATCCGCTTCCAGAAGAGCCTAGGTAACAGCGATGGCGTGAAGAAGCTGCGGACGCTCAAGCTGGACATCGCCCGTATCAAGACCGTCGCCCGTGAGCGTGAGCTCGGCGCCGGCAAGCCGGTGGCTGCGGTTGCCGCAAAGGCCGAGCCGGCCAAGAGTACTCGCAAGAAAGCGAAGAAGGATTAA
- the rpsH gene encoding 30S ribosomal protein S8: MNLTDPVADFLTRIRNSIRARHQKLDVPASKLKSEIARILKDEGYIANFKAVEENGQKVIRVYLKYGPNNEAAIRDLQRVSRPGCRVYVGRDEIRRVQGGLGISIMTTPKGVMTGRQARREGVGGEILCEVW, encoded by the coding sequence ATGAACCTCACCGATCCAGTAGCTGACTTTCTGACCCGGATCCGCAACTCCATCCGGGCCCGTCACCAGAAGCTTGACGTTCCTGCCTCGAAGCTCAAGAGCGAGATCGCCCGCATCCTGAAGGATGAGGGATACATCGCCAACTTCAAGGCCGTGGAAGAGAACGGCCAGAAGGTCATCCGTGTTTATTTGAAGTACGGACCGAACAACGAGGCTGCGATCCGCGACCTGCAGCGTGTCTCCCGTCCCGGATGCCGTGTGTACGTCGGTCGTGACGAGATCCGCCGCGTGCAGGGTGGCCTGGGCATCTCGATCATGACTACCCCGAAGGGCGTTATGACCGGCCGTCAGGCGCGCCGCGAAGGCGTTGGCGGCGAGATCCTCTGCGAGGTCTGGTAG
- the rplR gene encoding 50S ribosomal protein L18, whose protein sequence is MISPRKRNVIRKRVHTRIREKMSGTAERPRLNVYRSLNHIYTQLIDDQNGVTIVSASTLTKKGEASKTGGNVAAAVEVGKLIAQRAQEKGIKKVVFDRGGYLYHGRIKALADAARETGLEF, encoded by the coding sequence ATGATCAGTCCTCGCAAACGTAATGTCATCCGTAAGCGCGTCCACACGCGCATCCGCGAGAAGATGTCCGGCACCGCGGAGCGTCCGCGCCTGAATGTCTACCGCTCGCTGAACCACATCTACACGCAGCTTATCGACGACCAGAACGGCGTCACGATCGTTTCGGCCTCCACGCTCACCAAGAAGGGCGAGGCGTCGAAGACCGGCGGCAACGTCGCAGCGGCGGTCGAAGTGGGCAAGCTGATCGCACAGCGCGCGCAGGAGAAGGGTATCAAGAAGGTCGTCTTCGACCGCGGCGGTTATCTCTATCACGGCCGCATCAAGGCACTGGCCGATGCCGCCCGCGAAACAGGACTGGAGTTCTAA
- a CDS encoding 50S ribosomal protein L23: protein MPTLYTVIRRPLITEKGMGVKETQNTLVFEVDLKATKTEVKQAVEALFKVKVSGVRTSTVEGKERRRGKFAGYRPDWKKAYVRLKEGEKMPEYINSL, encoded by the coding sequence ATGCCGACTCTTTATACCGTCATTCGCCGTCCCCTGATTACCGAGAAGGGCATGGGCGTGAAAGAGACTCAGAACACCCTGGTCTTTGAGGTCGATCTGAAGGCGACCAAGACCGAGGTGAAGCAAGCTGTGGAAGCCCTCTTCAAGGTGAAGGTCTCGGGTGTTCGCACATCGACCGTTGAGGGCAAGGAGCGCCGCCGCGGAAAGTTTGCAGGCTACCGCCCCGACTGGAAGAAGGCTTATGTTCGCCTGAAAGAGGGCGAGAAGATGCCGGAGTACATCAACAGCCTGTAA
- the rpsQ gene encoding 30S ribosomal protein S17 yields the protein MADTTNNTQATEQAASRRNEKVGLVVSTKMQKTIVVEIEMRKAHPKYKRVMKSNKKFYAHDEQNSARVGDVVRIREARPLSKLKRWSLEEIVRRSSLAQLADETPAEGK from the coding sequence ATGGCAGATACAACGAACAACACGCAGGCAACCGAGCAGGCGGCGTCGCGCCGTAACGAGAAGGTCGGCCTCGTCGTCTCGACCAAGATGCAGAAGACGATCGTCGTCGAGATCGAGATGCGCAAGGCGCACCCGAAGTACAAGCGCGTGATGAAGTCGAACAAGAAGTTCTACGCGCACGACGAGCAGAACTCGGCCCGCGTGGGCGATGTGGTCCGCATCCGTGAGGCGCGGCCCTTGTCGAAGCTCAAGCGGTGGTCGCTTGAGGAGATCGTCCGCCGCAGCTCGCTCGCCCAGCTTGCCGACGAGACGCCTGCTGAAGGGAAGTAG
- the rpsJ gene encoding 30S ribosomal protein S10, which produces MAGQRIRIRLKAYDYRVLDTSTGEIVETAKRTGAQVAGPIPLPTMKNKYCVLRSPHVDKKSREAFEIRTHKRLIDILEPTQQTVDALMKLDLPAGVDVEIKTVQK; this is translated from the coding sequence ATGGCAGGACAGAGAATCAGAATTCGGTTGAAGGCTTATGACTACCGCGTGCTCGACACCTCCACCGGTGAGATCGTCGAAACGGCCAAGCGCACGGGCGCTCAGGTTGCGGGCCCCATTCCCCTGCCGACGATGAAGAACAAGTATTGCGTGCTGCGTTCGCCCCACGTCGACAAGAAGTCGCGCGAGGCCTTCGAGATCCGCACGCACAAGCGGCTGATCGACATTCTCGAGCCGACGCAGCAGACGGTCGATGCGCTGATGAAGCTCGATCTTCCGGCTGGCGTGGATGTCGAGATCAAGACGGTTCAGAAGTAA
- the rplN gene encoding 50S ribosomal protein L14, which yields MSVQMRTILDVADNSGARKLQVILPLGGGLGKKAGLGDVVTAAVKEASPDGTVKKGKVVKAVIVRTRKESRRRDGTYIRFDQNAAVVINDAMEPVGTRVFGPVARELREKKFLKIVSLAPEVI from the coding sequence ATGTCAGTACAGATGAGAACAATCCTTGACGTTGCCGACAACTCCGGCGCGCGCAAGCTGCAGGTGATCCTGCCCCTTGGTGGCGGTCTCGGCAAGAAGGCCGGTCTCGGTGACGTTGTCACCGCGGCGGTCAAAGAGGCCTCGCCCGACGGCACCGTGAAGAAGGGCAAGGTCGTGAAGGCCGTGATCGTGCGGACCCGCAAGGAGTCGCGCCGCCGCGATGGAACCTATATCCGCTTTGATCAGAACGCCGCTGTCGTGATCAACGACGCGATGGAGCCGGTTGGAACGCGCGTCTTCGGGCCGGTTGCCCGTGAGCTCCGCGAGAAGAAGTTCCTGAAGATCGTCTCGCTCGCGCCTGAGGTTATCTAA
- the rplC gene encoding 50S ribosomal protein L3 yields the protein MSVSGILGKKIGMTQMFDDKGEVHPVTVLKAGPCVVTQLKTLAKDGYDAAQIGYVDFVKASKVNKAMTGHFAKSNVPPVRVLKEVAVETAAAKDGEESNGIKAGDRILVDIFSDEKFVDVIGTSKGRGFAGVIRRHAFGGGPKSHGHMFQVQGSIGASSFPSRVFPGQRMPGHMGHDQVTVRNLRIRGIDLDENLIMVEGAVPGPRDGYVLISKAKAPPRERRGFAGATTLDPLKASKKAAPKKK from the coding sequence ATGTCAGTATCAGGAATTCTCGGTAAAAAGATCGGCATGACCCAGATGTTCGATGACAAGGGTGAGGTTCACCCGGTCACCGTGCTGAAGGCCGGCCCCTGCGTTGTGACGCAGCTGAAGACTCTGGCCAAGGACGGCTACGACGCCGCCCAGATCGGCTACGTCGATTTCGTAAAGGCTTCGAAGGTGAACAAGGCCATGACCGGCCACTTTGCCAAGTCGAACGTTCCTCCGGTCCGCGTTTTGAAGGAGGTTGCGGTTGAGACTGCGGCCGCCAAGGATGGCGAAGAGTCGAATGGCATCAAGGCGGGTGATCGCATCCTGGTTGATATTTTTTCGGACGAAAAATTTGTGGATGTGATCGGCACCTCGAAGGGCCGTGGCTTTGCCGGCGTCATTCGCCGCCATGCCTTCGGAGGCGGGCCGAAGTCGCACGGTCACATGTTCCAGGTGCAGGGTTCGATCGGAGCCTCGTCGTTTCCCTCGCGCGTCTTCCCGGGCCAGCGTATGCCGGGCCACATGGGACACGACCAGGTGACGGTTCGCAATCTGCGGATCCGCGGGATCGATCTCGACGAGAACCTGATCATGGTCGAGGGAGCAGTTCCGGGGCCGCGTGATGGTTATGTTCTGATCTCGAAGGCCAAGGCTCCGCCGCGTGAGCGCCGTGGCTTCGCGGGTGCGACGACACTCGATCCGCTGAAGGCTTCGAAGAAGGCTGCGCCGAAGAAGAAGTAA
- the rplX gene encoding 50S ribosomal protein L24, whose translation MAGIKIKRNDRVEVIAGKDKGKQGRVLRVIADKNRVLVEGVMTVKKHVKPNPQRNIKGGIAEQESPIHISNVMLIDAEGNKTRVGSRLEGDKRVRVSKASGNVIPDKKK comes from the coding sequence ATGGCAGGCATCAAGATCAAGCGCAACGACCGTGTGGAAGTGATCGCCGGCAAAGATAAGGGCAAGCAGGGCCGCGTGCTCCGCGTGATTGCGGACAAAAACCGCGTCCTGGTTGAGGGCGTGATGACGGTGAAGAAGCACGTCAAGCCCAACCCGCAGCGCAACATCAAGGGCGGCATCGCCGAGCAGGAGTCGCCGATCCACATCTCGAACGTGATGCTGATCGACGCCGAGGGCAACAAGACCCGCGTCGGATCGCGGCTTGAGGGCGACAAGAGAGTTCGGGTTTCGAAGGCGAGCGGGAATGTGATTCCCGACAAGAAGAAGTAA
- a CDS encoding type Z 30S ribosomal protein S14 yields MATTAKRVKDAAKPKFKSRKHNRCQLCGRPRAFLRKFGVCRLCFRSLALKGEIPGVVKSSW; encoded by the coding sequence ATGGCAACTACCGCAAAACGCGTCAAAGATGCAGCCAAGCCGAAGTTCAAGTCCAGGAAGCACAACCGCTGCCAGCTCTGCGGCCGCCCGCGTGCGTTCCTGCGTAAGTTCGGCGTCTGCCGTCTCTGCTTCCGTTCGCTCGCTCTCAAGGGAGAGATTCCGGGCGTCGTGAAGTCGAGCTGGTAG
- the rplD gene encoding 50S ribosomal protein L4, whose product MANINVVNLGGTKVGEFELSDAVFAGDVNDGLLWEAVKHYRAALRQGTAATKNRKLVSGAGKKLWKQKGTGRARVGSIRTPLWRGGGTVHGPQPRSYEYAFPQKKLMGALRSAITAKIAEGKFTVVDSFAVPEAKTKLYRQALDKLEAGKTTLLVETSKKLDEKLYLGSRNLAGVELVLSSEVHPYDLLRYEHAVFSKDAIEALQETLKKYVSKRKAAAAQKEVA is encoded by the coding sequence ATGGCAAACATCAACGTAGTCAATCTCGGCGGAACGAAGGTTGGGGAGTTTGAGCTCTCTGACGCGGTCTTCGCCGGTGACGTGAATGACGGGCTGCTGTGGGAGGCAGTGAAGCACTATCGCGCAGCTCTCCGGCAGGGAACGGCGGCGACCAAGAACCGTAAGCTGGTCTCCGGCGCCGGCAAGAAGCTGTGGAAGCAGAAGGGAACGGGACGCGCTCGCGTGGGCTCGATCCGCACTCCGCTCTGGCGCGGCGGCGGTACGGTCCACGGGCCTCAGCCGCGCAGCTATGAGTATGCGTTTCCGCAGAAGAAGCTGATGGGCGCATTGCGCTCGGCCATTACTGCGAAGATCGCAGAGGGCAAGTTCACCGTCGTCGATTCGTTCGCGGTGCCTGAGGCCAAGACGAAGCTGTATCGCCAGGCTCTCGACAAGCTGGAGGCGGGCAAGACGACCCTGCTGGTCGAGACAAGCAAGAAGCTCGATGAGAAGCTGTACCTTGGCTCGCGGAATCTGGCAGGCGTCGAGCTGGTCCTCAGCTCCGAGGTTCATCCCTATGACCTGCTTCGCTATGAGCACGCTGTCTTCTCGAAGGACGCCATCGAGGCCCTGCAGGAGACGTTGAAGAAGTACGTATCGAAGCGCAAGGCCGCTGCGGCCCAGAAGGAGGTCGCATAA
- the rplO gene encoding 50S ribosomal protein L15, which translates to MAIRNLSNLKAPAKANSNKKRIGRGMGSGMGKTSTRGHKGQGSRSGSSLMRGFEGGQMPLHRRLPKRGFTNIFRTEYTVVGLDRIAEINAASSETEFTLEKIVALGLLRKKNGLIKVLNNGEIKTAVTVHAHKFSKTAQEAIEKAGGKAVLIG; encoded by the coding sequence ATGGCAATCCGTAATCTTTCCAATCTGAAGGCCCCTGCAAAGGCCAATAGCAACAAGAAGCGTATCGGCCGCGGTATGGGCTCGGGCATGGGTAAGACTTCGACCCGCGGCCACAAGGGCCAGGGTTCGCGTTCGGGCTCGAGCCTGATGCGCGGCTTTGAAGGTGGCCAGATGCCGCTGCATCGCCGTCTTCCTAAGCGCGGCTTCACCAACATCTTCCGCACCGAGTACACGGTTGTTGGCCTCGACCGCATCGCAGAGATCAACGCTGCCTCCAGCGAGACCGAGTTCACGCTTGAGAAGATCGTCGCTCTTGGCCTGCTGCGCAAGAAGAACGGTCTGATCAAGGTACTGAATAACGGCGAGATCAAGACCGCCGTCACCGTTCACGCGCACAAGTTCTCGAAGACCGCCCAGGAGGCGATCGAAAAGGCTGGCGGCAAGGCTGTCCTGATCGGCTAA